From the Gossypium hirsutum isolate 1008001.06 chromosome A02, Gossypium_hirsutum_v2.1, whole genome shotgun sequence genome, the window ACCGTTCAACTTCCATCTCCTACTAGCCTTACCAATTTCACCATTTGACAGAACAATAAGGAAAAGAAGAAGGGTGTGAGAATCTCACCAGAAAATCCAACTGAAACTACTCTGAAGCCGTGCCTTTCCCTTTCTTACTGCTGCTTCCAGCTTCTCCCTGAGCTGTACACAACAAAAGAAAACACATTCCGCAGCCCTGTATTTCTACTAGAACACTTCATGAATTTATTAGCCTTGGACATGCAAGAACTCAGCTGCAAGAGGGACCTTCGGTCAAGTTTAAAACCAACCTCTCCAAAGTCCCATTCCCACCAGTGGTCTAGAGGCAAAGACGAGTCGAGGGATTTACCTATTTTTCTTCCTAAAATCAGCTCCTAATGAGCCCAGTTTGACCATGAAACAGTTTAACCACCCACTTCTCTTTCTTCAAACAGTTAGCAAAGATGAGCATaaggaaagaaaatcaaaatgtTTAAGTCTTTTTCTCTTTCTATCTTTCGTCCAGCCACAactagagctgatcatgggctgggcggcccggcccggcccgaaggcccgcccgaaaaatgagagggtttgggtaaaaatataggcccgaaaaatgggcttgggcaaaaaaacgaggcccgtttagaaaacgggccgggcctcgggtaagattttttggcccgggcctggcccgaattatatatttatatatatatttattttatttttaattattttaaatttttaatataaccattttttattatattattaatttgtgtattgttttaagaattgttttagtattatttttatttgttttaatatttgtttttatgtttttaaatatatttgatttattatatttttaatttttttatttaatgaaataaaaaaaagtaatatgggccgggccgggcctggctcaggcttagtaattttatttcgggccgggcttggacaaaattttaggcccatatttcgagtCGGGCAGAGCCTGAGTCTAGTAGACGGGCCTAAAAATTTATATGGGCTTGGCCCGAACCTGGCCcgacccgacccatgatcacctctagccACAACCATTCACAACTTCAATTTCTCCTCTCTCCCTTCTTTCTCACCGTCCCATCCCTTTTTcccaaaaaaaaaccatttttattaaaattatatgacAATATCTAAATGTTAGTGGGAACAATCATTGACCAATTTCCCATGTTTACAATCGACCATCCAACCAAAAGTCACACACACCCTATACCCATTAGTtaacattataaaatattaagcataATGATTAACACCACCATCATCTAATTATCTAGTTTCATTTGAAAAGAAACATTTGTAAAGCTTAGCTATGTAGATAACTGGCGCTACTAGCCCAACCACCAAACCAAAATACCCTCCTCAGCCAAGGTTGTgaattgaaataaaatgaatgtCTTTGGAGTTATTAAatttacaaaagaaaaataatactTAACCCTCCATCTTGTATTGAAATgatatatttaccattttaatccttaattaaattatcttaaaacttacaatttaaaaaaattatttttttaaacaaattgtaataggaaaataatctcataaaatatttttggtattttagGGGGTTTGGTTCAGTAAAATATTTTGAGTCAACTGAAAAAGAAGACTTTATCCCATTACGCAAGGAGAAGTGGAAGACCAAATCTCTCACTTTATCCAAATGTTCACTCTCTCACCTCCACTCATCTCGTAAAAGGACTCCATCATAGGCAAATTTTCTGTTTCTCCATGATCTTGGATTTGATAGCTTTCATACACTAAAACAATACACAGAAAGCCTAGATAACCAGAAggttaattaatttttctgttttttttttcgttttttaaatTTAGGTTTGAATTTTCCTATCTTTATAGTTGGGACTATTTTATTTAGGAATTTGGTGTTTGGATCATGTGAACAAggtgggtttttttattttttattttattttctggtGGATTTTATTGCAACCTCAGTTTCTATTTGGTTGgttaaaaaggggaaaaataacaaatagaaaatatgaaAGGTATTTTCTAGTTTGAGGTGAAAAAAGCACCTCTTTGAATTGTTAGCTGCGCAATGAAGATTTTGATTTTCAGATGAGGGTTATGTACTTGTATGAACTCTGTTTGAGATTAATGATGTGAGTTTTTGGTTGATATATTTTAGAACTCAGTTGTTTTGATTAATACTTTGTTATCTGTTTATCTAATATTGAGAGGGACACTCGAGAATTAGATGAAATCTTGCAATTCTTGGAAAAATAGTGATGATTTTGATAATTGAATATTAGTTTCTTTAACCTTCCTTACGTGTCTTGCAAATGTTTTAATATGAAAGTGAAGTTAAACTGTAGATTTTTCATTTTACTTTAGTGGAAAAGTTTCAGTATTGTTAACAAATATGTGTCATTTTTATAGATATGTACAAGAACCAACTGCAAAAGTTGGCTCAAAGAAGTTGCTTTAAACTGGTGTCTAATTCTTGCATCCGAGAAGAACCTAAATTTTTAATGCAGCTTGTTACACCAGGATACAATgcttttattaaatttgaaataatttgttcTCTTCATCTTGCCACTGAATTTTTCTTGGAATCTCTACCCTCTGTAACATACTTCTCAATGATTGTCTTTTAAGTGAGAATGTCCTATATATTTCTCATGCATATAAAAACTCATGTTTAGTACCAAATGTAATAGCTTAAATGCAAGAACAAACATGAAAAAGTGATTGGTTTTTCCATATTCAGTTCAATAAATCTTATGGTCACTTCCAAGGTATTTTCATTGATTCCCACTTCGGGACTTCCAAACTGAAGGGCCGACCCCGTTTGAGAAAGGCAGGCGACCGAGTCAATATCTTTATTGTTCCCTTTGTCGTTGTTCGATTGTTTTGCAACTTACAAGTATATATAAAAGATTGGGGAAGGGAAGGTATCAAAACTCACAAGCTTATAACCagacaaaaaaaagagaaagatgcAGGGCCATGTCTCACAGGACACTCCGGTTGGTGTTCCGGCAGCTTTAATATGGGATGTATACCGTGGTCTGGAACTGGGGAGGCTTGTGGATAAACTAGCACCGGAGGTTCTTGGAAGGGTAGAATTCGTAGAAGGTGATGGAGGCGTTGGAACCATTGCCAAACTCACACTTCCACCAGGTACGTACTTGATACATTGATAGTTTTTGGTTAgaaatagtaagtgattctattTTGCAATAAAATGTGAATTTCATTGTAGGAAGCCCTGGAAGGGGTTACATGAAAGAAAGATTCACAAAGATTGATGATGAAAATCGAGTTAAAGAAACAGAAGTGCTTGAAGGAGGATACAAAGATCTTGGATTCGATGTGGTTCGTATTCGGTTAGAGATAGTGGAGAAAGATTCAGAATCATGTATGGTGAGGTCAACTATAGAGTATGAAGGAGACGAGAAGCTTGCTGATGTTGTTTCCCATGTCAACGTTAAGCCACTGGAAATGATGGCTGAAATTATTGGGACACATCTCTGCCAAAACAAATCCACTCTCTAGGACTTTCTTTTTCCATGTTCCAATCCAATTACTTCGTTTCATTGCTCATTTCTCATGCATATCCAAGATATGAGGGATATATGTCCGTTTTACAGCGAATGTTTGAGGTTCATAGTTGTACTTTTAACAATGTTATCTTCAAAATTCGAGTATATATTCTCTCTTTAAACATAATACAATGTGACTTAATTGATAGTTTGATGTTTAAATATAGTTTGATGTGACATACTCTATAATTTAAATATGTGacttaattataaaacattttactttctttttcctAGCTTTGCCCCCAAATTAAACTAACTTTTTAAgagaactaaaaaaaaattaacttttaagaGAAAGCAAAGGGATACTCAATTTCCCTTAAATTATTAAGTCTATCCAAACAAACAAAAATCCCCTGCCTTCGCATTGTGCCCCGCCACCCTACCTCGTCTTTAAAATTTTGAcacatcaattttttttctttaaacatTGATTTATTATGGGTTCAAATATGCTAAAATCCCTGTATTCTtttgaaatttaacatttaattcttacactttaattttgagatattgggtccctatattttttttatttaaaaatcttggtCCCTCACCTAATTTTGCCATTAAAGTTAATGGTGTCAAAGGCAAAATAACTTTTTTAGcctttaatatttacaatttttttttgtcaatttggtccttCCCTTTAAAagtagttaaaaaaaatttaaattaaaattttcatattttaaataaaaacataaaaatttaaaaattataattttaaaggattaaaaattatgaaaaaaatataaaaatgattttaaaatataaaaaatccaaGATTCAATGATATTTAAATTGGACTAAACTGGCCAGTCAGATCGGGAAATAGTTGGGGTATCGATTCCATGAGAGTAAAAAAACTAGTTGACTTGTGAATCGGTACAAATTGGTTGAACCGAgctaaaaaattgattgaacgAACAATTAAACCAATTTCAAACTGGTCTGACCAATTAGTTCCCAGAACGACTGGTCAACT encodes:
- the LOC107934609 gene encoding norbelladine synthase is translated as MQGHVSQDTPVGVPAALIWDVYRGLELGRLVDKLAPEVLGRVEFVEGDGGVGTIAKLTLPPGSPGRGYMKERFTKIDDENRVKETEVLEGGYKDLGFDVVRIRLEIVEKDSESCMVRSTIEYEGDEKLADVVSHVNVKPLEMMAEIIGTHLCQNKSTL